A section of the Saccopteryx leptura isolate mSacLep1 chromosome 6, mSacLep1_pri_phased_curated, whole genome shotgun sequence genome encodes:
- the DOK3 gene encoding docking protein 3 isoform X1, protein MEPLETPIKDGILYQQHIKFGKKSWRKVWGLLYAGGPSGVARLESWEVRDGGLGPGGDKSAGPSRRGERRVIRLADCVSVLPADGESCPRDTCAFLLTTTERSHLLATQHRQAWMRSICQLAFPGTGEYSPGSGEAPKRGLVPMEENSIYSSWQEVDKYPVVVQRTEAAARCQLKGSYVLRLGQDAIQLSEPASPQTLYTWPYYFLRKFGSDKDVFSFEAGRRCDSGEGLFAFTSPRARDLCGVMAAAIASQRGRLPEPVGPRPCPLPRATSLPSLDPPGELQELPLGPEPSACSSWRAHLAEPGPQSLPPLPVEPGLYAAVCKRASRPLGTAEHLYENLYALEAGLAPSDLGGPAQEGPGGCSPLASSIYHNSEDLGWPGPAHSSSLEAQYRRLLELELSDSGNEAGVSGRPGAHAGFKAKLVTLLSRERKKGPVPCDRP, encoded by the exons ATGGAGCCTCTGGAGACCCCAATCAAGGATGGCATCCTCTACCAGCAGCACATCAAGTTTGGCAAG AAGTCCTGGCGGAAGGTGTGGGGTCTGCTGTATGCAGGGGGCCCATCGGGTGTGGCACGGCTGGAGAGCTGGGAGGTCCGAGATGGTGGCCTGGGGCCAGGAGGTGACAAGTCTGCAGGTCCTAGCCGAAGGGGAGAGCGACGAGTCATCCGCCTGGCTGACTGCGTGTCAGTGCTGCCTGCTGACGGTGAGAGCTGCCCCCGGGACACCTGTGCGTTCCTGCTCACCACCACGGAGCGAAGCCACCTGCTGGCCACACAGCATCGCCAGGCGTGGATGCGCTCCATCTGCCAACTGGCCTTCCCG GGCACAGGGGAATATTCCCCTGGATCGGGAGAAGCTCCCAAGCGGGGCCTGGTCCCCATGGAAGAGAACTCCATCTACTCCTCCTGGCAGGAAG TAGACAAGTATCCAGTGGTGGTTCAGAGGACAGAGGCAGCTGCTCGCTGCCAGCTGAAGGGGTCCTATGTCCTGCGGCTGGGCCAAGATGCAATCCAGCTGAGTGAGCCAGCCAGCCCACAGACCCTCTACACCTGGCCTTACTACTTCCTACGCAAGTTCGGTTCCGACAAA GATGTGTTCTCCTTTGAAGCCGGCCGCCGCTGTGACTCAGGTGAAGGCCTCTTCGCCTTCACCAGTCCTCGAGCTCGAGACCTGTGCGGGGTCATGGCTGCTGCCATCGCCAGCCAGCGGGGGCGGCTGCCTGAGCCGGTGGGGCCCCGGCCCTGCCCCCTGCCACGGGCCACCTCCCTGCCCTCGCTGGATCCCCCTGGGGAGCTGCAGGAGTTACCTCTGGGGCCTGAGCCTTCCGCCTGTAGCTCCTGGAGAGCTCACCTGGCTGAGCCTGGGCCACAGAGCCTGCCCCCGCTGCCTGTGGAGCCAGGGCTGTATGCTGCCGTGTGCAAGCGGGCCAGCAGGCCCCTGGGCACCGCCGAGCACCTCTACGAGAATCTGTATGCCCTGGAAGCTGGCCTTGCACCATCCGACCTGGGGGGCCCTGCACAGGAGGGACCTGGTGGCTGCAGTCCCCTGGCCAGTTCCATCTATCACAACAGTGAGGACCTGGGCTGGCCTGGCCCAGCCCACAGTAGCAGCTTGGAGGCCCAGTATCGGCGGCTGCTGGAGCTGGAGCTTAGTGACAGTGGTAATGAGGCCGGGGTCTCTGGCCGCCCTGGTGCTCATGCGGGCTTCAAGGCCAAGCTGGTGACGCTGCTGAGCCGAGAACGGAAGAAGGGCCCAGTCCCCTGTGACCGACCCTGA
- the DOK3 gene encoding docking protein 3 isoform X2, producing MEPLETPIKDGILYQQHIKFGKKSWRKVWGLLYAGGPSGVARLESWEVRDGGLGPGGDKSAGPSRRGERRVIRLADCVSVLPADGESCPRDTCAFLLTTTERSHLLATQHRQAWMRSICQLAFPGTGEYSPGSGEAPKRGLVPMEENSIYSSWQEDKYPVVVQRTEAAARCQLKGSYVLRLGQDAIQLSEPASPQTLYTWPYYFLRKFGSDKDVFSFEAGRRCDSGEGLFAFTSPRARDLCGVMAAAIASQRGRLPEPVGPRPCPLPRATSLPSLDPPGELQELPLGPEPSACSSWRAHLAEPGPQSLPPLPVEPGLYAAVCKRASRPLGTAEHLYENLYALEAGLAPSDLGGPAQEGPGGCSPLASSIYHNSEDLGWPGPAHSSSLEAQYRRLLELELSDSGNEAGVSGRPGAHAGFKAKLVTLLSRERKKGPVPCDRP from the exons ATGGAGCCTCTGGAGACCCCAATCAAGGATGGCATCCTCTACCAGCAGCACATCAAGTTTGGCAAG AAGTCCTGGCGGAAGGTGTGGGGTCTGCTGTATGCAGGGGGCCCATCGGGTGTGGCACGGCTGGAGAGCTGGGAGGTCCGAGATGGTGGCCTGGGGCCAGGAGGTGACAAGTCTGCAGGTCCTAGCCGAAGGGGAGAGCGACGAGTCATCCGCCTGGCTGACTGCGTGTCAGTGCTGCCTGCTGACGGTGAGAGCTGCCCCCGGGACACCTGTGCGTTCCTGCTCACCACCACGGAGCGAAGCCACCTGCTGGCCACACAGCATCGCCAGGCGTGGATGCGCTCCATCTGCCAACTGGCCTTCCCG GGCACAGGGGAATATTCCCCTGGATCGGGAGAAGCTCCCAAGCGGGGCCTGGTCCCCATGGAAGAGAACTCCATCTACTCCTCCTGGCAGGAAG ACAAGTATCCAGTGGTGGTTCAGAGGACAGAGGCAGCTGCTCGCTGCCAGCTGAAGGGGTCCTATGTCCTGCGGCTGGGCCAAGATGCAATCCAGCTGAGTGAGCCAGCCAGCCCACAGACCCTCTACACCTGGCCTTACTACTTCCTACGCAAGTTCGGTTCCGACAAA GATGTGTTCTCCTTTGAAGCCGGCCGCCGCTGTGACTCAGGTGAAGGCCTCTTCGCCTTCACCAGTCCTCGAGCTCGAGACCTGTGCGGGGTCATGGCTGCTGCCATCGCCAGCCAGCGGGGGCGGCTGCCTGAGCCGGTGGGGCCCCGGCCCTGCCCCCTGCCACGGGCCACCTCCCTGCCCTCGCTGGATCCCCCTGGGGAGCTGCAGGAGTTACCTCTGGGGCCTGAGCCTTCCGCCTGTAGCTCCTGGAGAGCTCACCTGGCTGAGCCTGGGCCACAGAGCCTGCCCCCGCTGCCTGTGGAGCCAGGGCTGTATGCTGCCGTGTGCAAGCGGGCCAGCAGGCCCCTGGGCACCGCCGAGCACCTCTACGAGAATCTGTATGCCCTGGAAGCTGGCCTTGCACCATCCGACCTGGGGGGCCCTGCACAGGAGGGACCTGGTGGCTGCAGTCCCCTGGCCAGTTCCATCTATCACAACAGTGAGGACCTGGGCTGGCCTGGCCCAGCCCACAGTAGCAGCTTGGAGGCCCAGTATCGGCGGCTGCTGGAGCTGGAGCTTAGTGACAGTGGTAATGAGGCCGGGGTCTCTGGCCGCCCTGGTGCTCATGCGGGCTTCAAGGCCAAGCTGGTGACGCTGCTGAGCCGAGAACGGAAGAAGGGCCCAGTCCCCTGTGACCGACCCTGA
- the DDX41 gene encoding probable ATP-dependent RNA helicase DDX41 → MEESEPERKRARTDEATAAGSGSEAEIEDDEDYVPYVPLRQRRQLLLQKLLQRRRKGAAEEEQQDSGSDHRGDEDDIPLGPQSNVSLLDQHQHLKEKAEARKESAKEKQLKEEEKILESVAEGRALMSVKEMAKGITYDDPIKTSWTPPRYILGMSEERHERVRKKYHILVEGDGIPPPIKSFKEMKFPAAILRGLKKKGIHHPTPIQIQGIPTILSGRDMIGIAFTGSGKTLVFTLPVIMFCLEQEKRLPFSKREGPYGLIICPSRELARQTHGILEYYCRLLQEDSSPLLRCALCIGGMSVKEQMETIRHGVHMMVATPGRLMDLLQKKMISLDICRYLALDEADRMIDMGFEGDIRTIFSYFKGQRQTLLFSATMPKKIQNFAKSALVKPVTINVGRAGAASLDVIQEVEYVKEEAKMVYLLECLQKTPPPVLIFAEKKADVDAIHEYLLLKGVEAVAIHGGKDQEERTKAIEAFREGKKDVLVATDVASKGLDFPAIQHVINYDMPEEIENYVHRIGRTGRSGNTGIATTFINKACDESVLMDLKALLLEAKQKMPPVLQVLHCGDESMLDIGGERGCAFCGGLGHRITDCPKLEAMQTKQVSNIGRKDYLAHSSMDF, encoded by the exons CTCCAGAAGCTGCTGCAGCGAAGACGCAAAGGAGCTGcggaggaggagcagcaggacAGCGGCAGTGATCACCGGGGAGATGAGGACGATATCCCACTGGGCCCACAGTCCAATGTCAGCCTCCTGGATCAGCACCAGCACCTCAAAGAGAAGGCTGAAG CCCGCAAGGAGTCTGCCAAGGAGAAGCAgctgaaggaagaggagaagatcCTGGAGAGTGTGGCTGAGGGCCGAG CCTTGATGTCAGTGAAGGAGATGGCTAAGGGAATCACATACGATGATCCAATCAAAACCAG TTGGACACCTCCCCGTTACATCCTGGGCATGTCTGAAGAGCGGCATGAGCGTGTACGGAAGAAGTACCACATCCTGGTGGAAGGAGATGGTATCCCACCACCCATCAAGAGCTTCAAGGAAATGAAATTTCCTGCAG CCATTCTGAGAGGTCTGAAGAAGAAAGGCATCCACCACCCGACACCTATTCAGATCCAGGGCATCCCCACCAT TCTGTCTGGCCGTGACATGATAGGCATCGCCTTCACGGGTTCAGGCAAGACGTTGGTGTTCACTTTACCCGTCATTATGTTCTGCCTGGAACAAGAGAAGAGGTTACCTTTCTCCAAACGTGAAGGGCCCTATGGACTCATTATCTGCCCCTCG cGAGAGCTGGCCCGGCAGACCCATGGCATCCTGGAATATTACTGCCGCTTGCTGCAAGAGGACAGCTCGCCACTCCTGCGCTGTGCGCTTTGCATTGGGGGCATGTCTGTCAAAGAGCAGATGGAGACCATCCGACA TGGTGTGCACATGATGGTGGCCACCCCTGGGCGCCTCATGGATCTACTGCAAAAGAAGATGATCAGCCTAGACATTTGTCGCTACCTGGCCCTGGACGAGGCTGACCGCATGATTGACATGGGCTTCGAGGGTGACATTCGCACCATCTTCTCCTACTTCAAG GGCCAGCGACAGACCCTACTCTTCAGTGCCACCATGCCTAAGAAGATACAGAACTTTGCCAAGAGTGCCTTGGTGAAGCCCGTCACTATCAATGTGGGGCGTGCTGGGGCTGCCAGCCTGGATGTCATACAG GAGGTGGAATATGTGAAGGAGGAGGCCAAGATGGTGTACCTGCTTGAGTGCCTACAGAAGACACCACCACCT GTGCTCATCTTTGCAGAGAAGAAGGCAGATGTGGACGCTATCCATGAGTACCTGTTGCTGAAGGGTGTTGAGGCCGTGGCCATTCATGGGGGCAAAG ACCAGGAGGAACGGACCAAAGCCATTGAAGCATTCCGGGAGGGCAAGAAGGATGTCCTAGTGGCCACCGATGTAGCCTCCAAGGGCCTAGACTTCCCTGCTATCCAGCACGTCATCAATTACGACATGCCTGAGGAGATCGAGAACTATG TGCACAGAATTGGCCGCACCGGACGCTCGGGAAACACAGGCATTGCCACCACGTTCATCAACAAGGCCTGCG ATGAGTCAGTGCTGATGGACCTCAAAGCCCTGCTACTGGAAGCCAAACAGAAGATGCCACCTGTGCTGCAGGTGCTGCACTGTGGGGATGAGTCCATGCTGGACATTGGAG GAGAACGTGGCTGTGCCTTCTGTGGTGGCCTGGGCCATCGGATCACCGACTGCCCCAAACTCGAAGCCATGCAGACCAAGCAGGTCAGCAACATTGGCCGCAAGGACTACCTGGCCCACAGTTCCATGGACTTCTAG